ataaatTAATAAAGTGAAAGGAGACTTCTGTGGAATATAAACCCCGAATAGCTTATTTCCAAATTCTAAATTCTATGTAAAAATGATCCATCTCATCTTTGCTTCTACTCTGATGGTTCCTTGCACCCTTGGCTGTTCACCTTGGTATCTCATTCAAAAATGTTTTGAGTGCCCAAAATTTAGGATTTAAACTGCCACAACAATAAAGTAACACTGCAGTAGGCACACGCAGGGGCATTCCCAATTCCCACTTCCCATTTCCAAAGTAGCAACATCGTCTCCACAGCAGCCATTTCACGGCAGGTGTTTCAACcatcaaattaaataaaaagaagCCTGATagttgcacagagagagagaaaaaaaaggttTCGAAGGCAGTGACTCaaagagacagatacaaaggAGCAAAGAGAGATACACAAAGGCAGACACATGATGATACAGTGGAGATGGGAAGGAATGGGTGGCTGAGGAAGAATTGAGAACCAGTTGACATGAATCACTTTGGAGTGAAAATTGCTGATTGCTCGAAGCTCCTGTCACACCGGAGGGGAGCATTAGGTGAGGAGAGCGGCGCTATCTTCCTTAATCGGATGAAACATTGATGTATTAATCTTCTCTCTTCATTTCGCCGGCAATCGTGTGAGCTGTGGAGGAAGACGAGAGCTGTGTGGCTCAACCCGCCTGAGCTGCTGCTGTTCTTTCACAAACTTCTCATTTCTAAAATACTCCTTGGGGTGTGGAGAAAGCAGatacaataataataataataataatagcaaaaggtttatttattttttaaattaagctGTGGATATCTtggatctccctccctcctgGCTCCTTAAACGGTGAGTGCTATTGCCTGGCAGAATGCTCCAGAGggattttttttcagcaatgcacCAGGTGGCTGATGAACTGTTGTTCCTTTGATCATTTTATATTATTATTTATTCTGTTATTGTTGAGAAGCTGTCAGTTGGGGCCATAGACGCCGGCGAATGGGGAAGTATTTTTAGATACTCCGATTTCCTCTCCCAGTTCTTAGCTTTGTAATAGTGCTATAATCACAATAATTAATGCTTGTTTTGACCTGAGCTGCAGCTTGTTGAGGGGCGAGGTGTGTTGTGTGCAGAGATGCTATCAGCAGGTACGAGGCCTGTTGCTTGTACAAATGAATCGGCTCGGTGGTATGTTTAGTTTTTTAAAGACAAAAtattgtttaaaaacaaaacccCTCGGAATAGCTCCGGCTTATCTCAGCGTATTTGGGCGACGCCTCTTTAAATGGCTGTGCACAgatagaattaaaaaaaaattgctagtCTGGTTTTTTTCACGATGTGGGTCGGGAGACGCTGGCCGGGTGCATTAGATAGAGAATGGGGTCTGCCTTTTAAAACAAAATCCCTCGCTGCCGGGACATGGAATCTCCATTAATGAATCTGAATCTGTTGCTGCCTCCCAAATCCCTTCCCTCTGCCTGGCAGTGTTGTCCCTCAGCGTCCAGCTCCGAATACCCCTTTTTAGCCTCAATGGCCTCATGTGCTATTGCCtctccctcactgtaatactctctctGAGAAtgctccatccctttccctgacACTATTCGGGTGTCCTTCTAGCACCCCGACACTGGTTGTATTCTATCTTGACCCAATTTTCTCTTTCATATACACGGATTCACATCTTCATTGCATTCTCTTTCCTAGTCCATGCCTATTCTCTGCCGCATGAGTACAGTAACCGTCTGATTGTAATCCTTACCCCGTCACATTGGCTTCCACACTGACATGCAGCATTTGGACACACGCCTTATTAACGTATGgcaccacactgacactcatcGCCAGACTGAAACACACGCCATGCTGACACATACAATATGGCCACACACAAAATACTGATACTTGGCCTAACAACCTAACAACACACACCATTCTAATACACGCCAGCACACTGACAcgtatggacacacacaccatacagacATACATCAACACAGTGGTATCATACAAATACCAGTGCTAATTGTTCACACCACGCATGTGTCCAGAGTGCCGTGTCCAGAGTACCCTGTGTGTCCAGTATGCTCTGTGCCCAGTATTCTCTGTTGAACTCAGTGCTGTCCATTGTACTCTGCAAAACAGTTAACTTCAATGTGATTTTTCCAACCTATCAGCATATTTCATTTCTTTAAGTATAATTAAAGGGTTTGTGTACAAAATTAAGCCTTTAGCTGCAACtactttcccactttctctccctttctcccatcTGGCTCTTGTATTGTGAATGCAATCAGTGCTGTGGCCCTTTGCCCATGTGGCCATTATTTGTTAAAGGACCTTTTCAGTAAGAGCTGGATTTGAAACCCCCCAAATGGTGTGTTGGGATCGGgtcagatgttaaaattttaaaaatctcaaactcAATCCAAACCCATCCAAATCCATTTGGGTTTAATGAATGCAGGACAAAAAGttggcaatttaaatattttaatgaggctggcAGGTTCAGCAGTGGCTGGCTGAGTTTCTTAAGCCCTGGGAAACCCGGCAGCTGAAGGCTGAAGGGAGGCAAGGACAACTTTGGAGCGAAGGTAAGTTTTTTGCAGTACTGCTTGTGGGccgggaggagcaggagtgctacCACTTGGCCCATCAATATCCACTGCCATCGTGTTCCCTTCCATTATACAAATACCTTTTGGAGTTGGGAATTGGacctacctgctcttgtagcctgcTCTGGAGTTAAAATCCAGATTTTCTATCTTAAATTCTGCCCACCCCATTGCCGTGTATCTTGGCCCTGTTGATATCGGGATCAAAAAGTCAGGAGAGCTATTTGACCATGGATCGGGATAGGActctttgttctgttgaagggtcattcggactcgaaacgttaactgtgttcctctccgcagatgctgccacacctgctgagtttttccaggtatttttgtttttgtttaggattctCTGTAAATTGTTTCATTACCCCTGGGTTAGTGAAGGGAAGAAAAAAACGACATGAATAATTGCAAGTGCTTACCTATTTCTTTTAAGTCCACCCAAAGTCCCTAAATATGAACTTCCCATCATTAATGAGTGGTAGTGATCAGGAGTGAGAACTCAAGCTGATTTTTCTCACTAACCCAATAGcattgtgataaaaacaaaaaaactgcggatgctggaaatccaaaacaaaaacagaattacctggaaaaactcagcaggtctggcagcatcggcggagaagaaaagagttgacgtttcgagtcctcatgacccttcgacagaacttgagttcgagtccaggaaagagctgaaatataagctggtttaaggtgtgtgtgtggggggcggagagatagagagacagagaggtggggggggttggtgtggttgtagggacaaacaagcagtgatagaagcagatcatcaaaagatgtcaaccacaatagtacaatagaacacataggtgttaaagttaaagttggtgatattatctaaacgaatgtgctaattaagaatggatggtagggcactcaaggtatagctttagtgggttttttttttattttttttttatttttttttatataatggaaataggtgggaaaaggaaaatctttataatttattgggaaaagaaaaaaagaggaagggggaaacagaaagggggtggggatgggggagggagctcacgacctaaagttgttgaattcaatattcagtccggaaggctgtaaagtccctagtcggaagatgaggtgttgttcctccagtttgcgttgggcttcactggaacaattttGTGACCATGGTGGCATCTGAACTGCTGTTTCAGTTGAGATCAGCTTTTACCAGGGAGATGGAATCTGATAAACTATAATCTGGAAGGTTCATTCCTAAGCCAAACAGTGCTTCTATTGAGATAACTTATCAACAAATTTGAGTTCAAAATGACAGTGAGGAAGAGTCTTGAAAGCAACAACTGAGAGGGGACTTCATAGGGGTTTGTTTATAAATTAGTTTTTGCTTCCCTTCCCTAATCCTGGGTAATGAAACCAATTGCAGTGagccctatccctgtccctggtCAAATAGCTCTCCTGACACTTTGATCTAGATACTAACAGGGCCACAATACATGGCAATGGGGTAAGGTGGGCAGAATTTAAGATGGAAAATCTGGAAATCTGGATTTTAACTCTGGAATAGGCTACAGGAATAGGTAAATCCAATTCCCAACTCCAAAAGGTACTTGTATAGGGGAAGGGAACACAATAGTAGTGGACCTTGATGGGCAAAGTGgtagcactcctgctcctcctgacccACAAGCAATGCTGCCAAAAACTTCAAACAGGACCCTGATTGTAAGATGTTCAAATCAGTTAAAGACAAATTTTGGACAGAGCCCAATGAACACATAGGATGGGTGTTGAGATAGGGTAACATAAGTGAAAATCTTTGAAGGGGAGACTGCAGGGTATTTCTGCATGTAAAACCTGAATAGACAAGATGGTTTTCCTCAGCTTAAATATTTCATGACTCTAACTTCATGGCCTCTTTAACGCCTTGACTTGCATGACAAAATGAAACATTGAGTCTGAGCCATTTGGATTTTAACAGCCCAGGTTACGTTACTGGTCTGTGTTAGGTTTGTTGGTATGAGCTGAGATGGGAGTAGGGCTAACTGCAATTGTTTCATTGCCCCTGAGTTAGGGAAGGGAAGAAAAAAAGATGAGTGATTGCAATTGCTTGCTGTTCAATAACCCTACTTGGCTGGGTGGTGGGTAAGGCCACAAATGACTTGAAGACACTCTAGCATGACTTAGGAACCATAACTGGAGACCTagtgaagtgtataaaattatgaggggtctagatagagtggatagaaaGGCCCCATTTTCCTTTGTGAGGGGTGCATAACGAGGGAATatagatttagggtaagaggtgggaggtttagaggggaaatgttttcacccagaggatggtggagatctgaaattcactgtctgagcaggtggtggaggtgggaacTCTCAATGCCTTTAAAAAGTACTCGGGTATACACTTAAAGTGCCTCAGCCTCATGGCTACAaatcaagagctggaaagtgggattcgaCTGGATGGCTTGTTgttggccagtgcagacatgatgggctgaatggcctctttctgtctgtaaatttCCATGATTCAGTGGAAATGTACTCCAGCATGTCTTTTCCTTCAAGACAGGTGAGAGAAAACTTTTtggtgggaaggaggtggggaaggaggaaTAACATGTATACCTTTGACTTACTATTCCTTCTTTATATTGGTTCTCATCATGACAGAGTGTCATTTCAGAATGGCTACCTACAGTCGAAGACTATCTGACTATTCCTTCCAGGAAACCCAGAACACAGTATGTCATAACACTCTGGAACCAGATTGTTTCCCACTTTCAAAAAGTTCTTCTGCCACCTTATTCCCCAGAAGAGACAGCATGGAAGAAAGACAAACAACTAAACAAGAACTGAGGAAGACCCTCAGTAGCGTTGTCTCTCCAAGGAACTCAGTTGAAATGGACATGAGATGCCCTTATCATCCATTGTGTTTCACACCACAAGATAATTTCACTGTGATCCCCCTGTGTCACTGCTTCCATATGGGGACTATCCCTGATCCCAATCATGTCTCCGAATTCCCAATATTTCAGGATGATTCAAAAATTCACACCAACAGCCACATGAACACCAATTCCTCCATGGGAAAGGACACAGACACAATGTTATGCGCAGACTCAAACTTGGGAAAATTGCAGGCCAAGATGATGCACAGGAGTTGCTCAGACATTATTCATGGTTATAAAGAGAACTGCTATCGAGGCAGTGTTGTGCATAGTAAGACTACTACCGCACATCAAGCTGCTGTGCCTGGCAGAGGCTATAGTATAATTCCTCAAGATGAAATAGTGACGAAAGAATGTAGTCAAAAGATTGTGATCAATATTTCAGGGAGTGAAACTGACACTGGGTATCAGGAAAATGTGAGCGAAAGTGCAGCCATTGCTGAACATCAAGACAATTGTATAGCCAATGATTTGTGTAGTCCCATGCATCGGGGCCATCTCATGTTTACAGAGAGTTCTCTCAATTATCCAAGTGTCACGGTTGTCCAGGAGTCTGGTAGACAATATCAAGGCAATAGTGTGACAAGAAATGAGATGATTGCTACGGATCAGGGTAGTGTGACTTACAGGGAAGGAGTTGCCACTCACCAAAACAGTTTAATGGGCAACCACACTTGTACTGGACTCCAAAGCCACTTGATATCTGGTCTGAGGATACAAGACACCACTCCTGCTTATTGCCATTCACTGCCAATCCCTGCTATCCATCTCTTTCCAAGGCTAGTCAGTTCTGTTAGTGAATCTGGAAGAGGAACTGTTGTCAATGCATGTTGCCATCCACTGCCGGTTTCAGGGATTCTAACATTCCCAAGGTTGGTGTCTtcagtgagtgaatctgggttGGATGCAAGACATCTTCTGAAATGCCACGGAAATATGGAAAATGAAGCTGTCCACACTGCAGTTGACAGGAATTCTCAGAACACCTCAGATGGGGAAAAAGCAGAACAAAAGttttctcactctttgctgcagaacaattcaaacagtaatgtgggtgtgAGAACACGAGACACATGGACTATGACTTCTGTAACAGACCTGACCCTTAGATATCGCCATCAGCTGGAACATAAAGATGCAGAGGTACAGACCTCATTGGCAGTTAACTGCAGGTCAGTAGGCACCAGCCCCATGTCTCCAACTGATAGTTGCCTGGTTCATATGTTCCCAGAGGTTAACCTTGAAGAGAACCAACTGATTCAGGAGTCCCCGGTCCGAGAAGTGAAATGGGATGACAAAGGGATGACGTGGGAAGTCTATGGGGCCTCTGTAGATCCTGAAGTCCTTGGGCTGGCTATACAGAAACATCTGGAGATTCAGATAGAACAGCACGAAAAGGACAAGATGTCCATAGCTGAAAAAACCGTGAAGCAACTGAGTACTCATGCTGACGGAACATGTGTGATGGAACAGCCAGTGAAAGAGAAGAGACATTTGCCAGGTTTTAGGAATATGATGTCCACTCTAAGGCATCCTACATGTTGTGTGCGTTCCAGTGCAGCAATAGACTGATTAGCTTTAGCCACTGCAAAAGTGTAGATCACATCATTGACCGATGTTTCAGTTGTATTCCCAAAACATAAACCCAGTTCTGGCTTTTCCCTAACTTAAAGTTGATTCATAAATGTCAGAAATCACTATTTCGTAAGTGTATATTTTTAATAAACTGTTCTTTCAAGATACTTACCAGGGTAGCTAAATGAGATATTATGGAGAGGGTAGGGTCTTCATAAAATCTAAGATATGTTTTCCAGAAAATTATAAGCTGCTGATATAAAAGGTGGAGATTTGGGTACACGTGTGGGTGCAGTTACAGTGTGCTCATGTCAGGGAAGATGAAGAAAATGCTGTTACAAAAATATTGGGGATAGGGACATAGTGACATATTTTGCTTTATGCTTTTAACTTTCATGTTAATTTTCACTGCAGTGAAAGAATATAATCTTTGACAAATTGGTGAACCTTGTCAAACGCATGGTGAGGTTAAACAGTTATTTGAAAATGTAATGATGATTCTAAGATAATGATAAAAGTTGAGGCAAAACATCTAGATAATTAATGTTAAATTCTGGGTCGAGCTGGTTATCTGGAGGATCTTGTGAATgtcccatagagtcatagaattatagaatgttaCAGCACCAAAGCAGGAGATTCAGTCCATCAGGCCTGTGCTGGCTGTTTAAtagggctatccaattagtctcactcccttGCTATTTCCTCATAGCTCTGTAAAACATTTCCATTTGaatgtttatccaattctcttctaATCTTaccactgaatctgcttccaccatcttttcatgcagtgcatttcagatcacaacaacttgctgtgtaaaaaaagaaaactttcctcagatcacctctggttcttttgccaatcatcttaaagcTGTGCTCCTGGTTACTGACCATTCTGCCAGTGGAAATTGTTTCTTCATATGTACTCAGTCAAAACTGTTCACGATACTGAACACCTCTATCCaatttcctcttaaccttctctgccctaaggagaacaacctcagcttcccCAGTCCCTCCACATAAATGAAGTGTCTCCTCTCTGGTACCATTCTTTTCTCCAAGCGGTCTGAAGTCTTGATGCCCATTGTTATGGTTCAGCCGATGGTAaaagctgagttgttcaaatcccaaagggaaacttgaaacaattgccacaacttgctttgcaatttgtataaatttcaagatgcgtgccttgaattcagtagtaataagaccaccaagtcttataggtttttacaaaactagattaaacatttattaataagaggaatgattttacacacacacagatctacaaattactactatgataacttctaaatcccctacttaatctgactcccagttacacttttgttaaggcaacagtaagactttaaaagtagattttaaaagacccaggcatgGTGACACACACTACCTTGAACCAGTTGAATTCCAAGTGAgttttaacttcagttctttgaaaacagcagcttgaggcatagatgctgaaggttttTCATACTTGTtaatcttaaaaatgcctacttTTACaaagccttcactcctttatacatattttcccctttgaatgcaaatacccattatttcactatgtttttgaactttacctcccTGACCATAAAAGattatcatagtactaattttacccgtgatctttgggaaaaataaacacattgtttcttaacttcacttggctaggtgtaatatttcattcCATCTTTTGAAaataatctagtctggtttatttaaaaatgcaaatatccttTTACACCTTATATTCTAAACTTCctccatgtttacatcaaagccttcagaccagctgctttaatccaattaagtctctgactcagacacatacacacacacagacacagataccactatgttacaataaattccaataacattatgagacttattatatcttcctgacaccgtCCTAAAGTGTGGACCCAGATTTGAACATAAAACTCCAACAGAGCCTTAACTTGTGTCCTTTAAAGGTTTACTTAAGTTTATTGCTTTTGCACTCTAATCCTCTATTAAGAAAGCCAATTATTCCCTAtgctttttaacagccttctcagcttctcctgccaccttcaaaaacttgTGTTCGTACACCCCCAGGTgtccctgttcctgctccctttAAAATCGCACCGTATAGTTTATACTTCTCATTAACTACCAAATGTATCACTTCTCACTTctatgttaaatttcatctgccatgtgtctgcccatttcacccgtCTAGCTATGCCTCCTGCAGTCTGTGACAATCATCCTCATTATTTACTGCATTTctaagtttcatgtcatctgcaaactttgaagttATGCCTTGTaaacccaagtccaggtcattaatatatataaaatCAAAAACAGCAATGCTCCTAATATCTACACTGGGGAATGCCAGTTttatatccatgttgccactatccctctaatcccttgggctttaattttgcaaaCAGGTTTATTAAACGGtatttgtcaaatgctttttgaaagttcACATATACATCAACCCCACTTCGTCCACCCTTTCTATTAAATAAGTCAAATACAACTTGCCTTTAACAATTCCACgctgactttcatttattagtGATACCTTTCCAATCTCcaatccattcagcccttgaTTATAGAGGGCCATTTTAACCCCCAAAACAGGTGGGTTTGTTTTGGGTGGGAGGTTAAAAAGTTAAAACTCTGAAACAGGAACCCAACCTGGCTTGAACCTGCCACTGCTGCTTTTAACAGGGACATGAtatgggtgggatgggggattGCGGGTGCCCATTTTACTCACAAAAGGCGGTCGCTTGTTGTAACTTTTTAAGAAGGCTGTGTGAAGATGAATGCAAAGTACTCACTTAGTATCTCAACCATCTCCTTTGCTTCCACATTAATATCTCCTTTGTGATCTCTAATTGGCCCCGCTCTTTCTTTGATTACCCCTTCACTATTTCTGTGTTTGTAAAAGACTTTTGGTTTCCCTTTTGTATTAGCCACTAATCCACTCTCATCTTTGCCACTTTTATCTCCTTTTTTAGAGCTGCTCCCTACTTTCTATGGTGTGAGGATCTGGTTAGGGGACTACAATAACCAACCTCTCTCAAATTCAGTGCTGTGGAAGTGGTGAAGACCACTAAACAGTTTAAGTCTATCAAACTATCAGAGAGCAATCCAACTGAGAACGCGAGATGGCCACACTACCAATTTAATTACAAACAATGCCCAGAGATCAGTCAGCAAAATGCTTTACATCCCTGTATTCTTATTGTTATTAATATTATGTGTCAGCATGTGTTTGATGTGATTTTCAATAAACAAATCATTGGTTACTATTTTTTGCTGTCAGCTCCAAATCCATTATGacccactaaaataaaagcaaaatactgtggatgctggaaaatgaaacaaaatcagaaaatgctggaaaaactcagtaggtctagcagcatctgtagagagagaaacagggttaatgttttgagtccatatggcccttcttcagagctgaagagaagtggaaatgtgatgaaatttatactgtttaaggggggtggggcggggtgaagctggatagaggccagcgataggtggggacaaaggtagggttgacaaagatgtcataactgaaggacaaagggagtgttaatggtagtggttggtgctaaaaaaggtgctgatggtggcataaaggtaagaaagcagaatgtgataatagcagaacaaggatagcattgtgtgaaagaacaatatGGAaccagtgacagatggtcctttaGGGTttggggtcagggagggggaaaaaggatggaaaatgggatagaaggggggataaaaccacggataaatgaataaaaatagtaataaaaatgtggataaaaaaattaatgtagaaaaaagggattaaaaaaggggggtgaggatagaggagagagttcattgtctgaagttgttaacctcaatgttaagtccaaaaggctgtaaagtgcctaatcggaagatgaggtgctgttcctccagtttgcattgggcttcactggaacattgcagcaggccaagggtggacacgtgggtatgagagcagggtggagtgttgaaatggcaagcgacaggaacgtctgggtcatgcttgtggacagacagaTGGGATGTGACTAATCAATGTTTTATATTGATATGATACCAAACATCTAAAATAATACATTTAGAAGTCAACAGACTTAAATTGGTTACATGAAGAAATGATTTTTTTGAATTTTAATAGCaagcatct
The DNA window shown above is from Carcharodon carcharias isolate sCarCar2 chromosome 28, sCarCar2.pri, whole genome shotgun sequence and carries:
- the zgc:112285 gene encoding GRIN2-like protein isoform X1, with the translated sequence MNHFGVKIADCSKLLSHRRGALECHFRMATYSRRLSDYSFQETQNTVCHNTLEPDCFPLSKSSSATLFPRRDSMEERQTTKQELRKTLSSVVSPRNSVEMDMRCPYHPLCFTPQDNFTVIPLCHCFHMGTIPDPNHVSEFPIFQDDSKIHTNSHMNTNSSMGKDTDTMLCADSNLGKLQAKMMHRSCSDIIHGYKENCYRGSVVHSKTTTAHQAAVPGRGYSIIPQDEIVTKECSQKIVINISGSETDTGYQENVSESAAIAEHQDNCIANDLCSPMHRGHLMFTESSLNYPSVTVVQESGRQYQGNSVTRNEMIATDQGSVTYREGVATHQNSLMGNHTCTGLQSHLISGLRIQDTTPAYCHSLPIPAIHLFPRLVSSVSESGRGTVVNACCHPLPVSGILTFPRLVSSVSESGLDARHLLKCHGNMENEAVHTAVDRNSQNTSDGEKAEQKFSHSLLQNNSNSNVGVRTRDTWTMTSVTDLTLRYRHQLEHKDAEVQTSLAVNCRSVGTSPMSPTDSCLVHMFPEVNLEENQLIQESPVREVKWDDKGMTWEVYGASVDPEVLGLAIQKHLEIQIEQHEKDKMSIAEKTVKQLSTHADGTCVMEQPVKEKRHLPGFRNMMSTLRHPTCCVRSSAAID
- the zgc:112285 gene encoding GRIN2-like protein isoform X2; the encoded protein is MATYSRRLSDYSFQETQNTVCHNTLEPDCFPLSKSSSATLFPRRDSMEERQTTKQELRKTLSSVVSPRNSVEMDMRCPYHPLCFTPQDNFTVIPLCHCFHMGTIPDPNHVSEFPIFQDDSKIHTNSHMNTNSSMGKDTDTMLCADSNLGKLQAKMMHRSCSDIIHGYKENCYRGSVVHSKTTTAHQAAVPGRGYSIIPQDEIVTKECSQKIVINISGSETDTGYQENVSESAAIAEHQDNCIANDLCSPMHRGHLMFTESSLNYPSVTVVQESGRQYQGNSVTRNEMIATDQGSVTYREGVATHQNSLMGNHTCTGLQSHLISGLRIQDTTPAYCHSLPIPAIHLFPRLVSSVSESGRGTVVNACCHPLPVSGILTFPRLVSSVSESGLDARHLLKCHGNMENEAVHTAVDRNSQNTSDGEKAEQKFSHSLLQNNSNSNVGVRTRDTWTMTSVTDLTLRYRHQLEHKDAEVQTSLAVNCRSVGTSPMSPTDSCLVHMFPEVNLEENQLIQESPVREVKWDDKGMTWEVYGASVDPEVLGLAIQKHLEIQIEQHEKDKMSIAEKTVKQLSTHADGTCVMEQPVKEKRHLPGFRNMMSTLRHPTCCVRSSAAID